The Skermanella pratensis genome has a window encoding:
- a CDS encoding energy-coupling factor ABC transporter permease, with protein sequence MEGYLPPLHAAAWMVAAAPFVVAGVRRIRRVVDDHPETKLLLAASGAFAFVLSALKIPSVTGSCSHPTGVGLGAVLFGPNAMAVLGTIVLMFQALLLAHGGLTTLGANVFSMAVVGPWVAYGVWRLAAGLGRSFAVFLAAALGNLATYCTTSVQLALAFPDPLTGFGGALVKFLSIFAITQVPLAVVEGILTVVVVNLLVQYSRDELSALAFGTKVMGAK encoded by the coding sequence ATGGAAGGCTACTTGCCGCCTCTCCATGCCGCGGCCTGGATGGTGGCCGCGGCGCCTTTCGTCGTCGCCGGCGTCCGCCGGATCAGGCGCGTGGTCGATGACCATCCCGAAACGAAGCTTCTGCTCGCCGCATCCGGCGCCTTCGCCTTCGTGCTGTCGGCGCTGAAGATCCCGTCGGTGACGGGAAGCTGCTCGCACCCGACCGGCGTCGGCCTGGGCGCCGTCCTGTTCGGGCCGAACGCCATGGCGGTGCTGGGCACCATCGTCCTGATGTTCCAGGCCCTGCTGCTGGCCCATGGCGGGCTGACCACGCTGGGCGCCAACGTCTTCTCCATGGCCGTCGTCGGTCCCTGGGTCGCCTATGGCGTCTGGCGTCTGGCCGCCGGCCTGGGCAGGAGCTTCGCGGTCTTCCTGGCCGCGGCGCTCGGCAACCTGGCGACCTATTGCACGACCTCGGTCCAGCTGGCCCTGGCCTTTCCCGACCCGCTGACCGGCTTCGGGGGGGCGCTGGTCAAGTTCCTGTCGATATTCGCGATCACCCAGGTGCCGCTCGCGGTGGTGGAGGGGATCCTGACGGTCGTAGTCGTCAATCTGCTGGTGCAGTATAGCCGCGACGAGCTGTCGGCGCTGGCGTTCGGAACCAAGGTGATGGGGGCGAAATGA
- a CDS encoding energy-coupling factor ABC transporter substrate-binding protein: MRGRNAILLLVAAAIVVLPLLVVGNAEFSGADGQAQDLIDRAGYQPWFEPLWEPPSGEIESLLFSLQAALGAGLLGYYVGLRRGRREGGPDDRRTELHAGD; this comes from the coding sequence ATGAGGGGGCGCAACGCAATTCTTCTCCTGGTGGCCGCCGCCATCGTGGTCCTGCCGCTGCTGGTCGTCGGCAATGCCGAGTTCTCCGGCGCCGATGGGCAGGCGCAGGACCTGATCGACCGGGCCGGATACCAGCCCTGGTTCGAGCCCCTGTGGGAACCGCCCAGCGGCGAAATCGAGAGCCTGCTGTTCTCGCTGCAGGCGGCACTCGGCGCCGGGCTGCTCGGTTACTATGTCGGCCTCCGGCGAGGACGGCGGGAAGGCGGACCGGACGATCGGCGGACGGAGCTTCATGCTGGCGATTGA
- the cbiQ gene encoding cobalt ECF transporter T component CbiQ translates to MLAIDRHAWTNRWHDLHPLEKLLPALGMLLVTLVLPPWPTAPLSIAAMLALTILGAGVPVGAVLGTLAIPLGFLLTGAPVLALAVDVSDGLHVGLAPGGLEAAAAVTLRSLAATSCLVFLILTTPVADLMPLLGRLGVPRLVRDLILLTYRLIFVFLDCAATGRQAQVGRLGYDGPRRSLRSAGWLAGSLFQRSLARGRRLEIGMAARGLGGDLPQPADDRALSAWRLLAGAALPLGIASAALLVRRGG, encoded by the coding sequence ATGCTGGCGATTGACCGCCACGCCTGGACCAACCGCTGGCACGACCTCCATCCGCTGGAAAAGCTGCTGCCCGCGCTCGGCATGCTGCTGGTGACCCTGGTCCTGCCGCCCTGGCCCACGGCACCGCTGTCGATCGCCGCCATGCTGGCACTGACCATCCTGGGAGCGGGCGTGCCGGTCGGGGCCGTGCTCGGCACGCTCGCGATCCCGCTCGGATTCCTGCTGACCGGCGCGCCGGTGCTGGCGCTGGCGGTCGATGTTTCCGACGGCCTGCATGTCGGGCTGGCGCCCGGCGGGCTGGAGGCGGCGGCTGCCGTGACCTTGCGGTCGCTTGCCGCGACTTCCTGCCTCGTCTTCCTGATCCTGACCACGCCCGTCGCCGACCTGATGCCGCTGCTGGGGCGGCTTGGCGTGCCGCGGCTGGTGCGTGACCTGATCCTGCTGACATACCGGCTGATCTTCGTCTTCCTGGACTGTGCCGCCACCGGCCGGCAGGCCCAGGTCGGCCGCCTCGGCTACGATGGTCCCCGGCGCAGCCTGCGCTCGGCCGGCTGGCTGGCGGGGAGCCTGTTCCAGCGCTCCCTCGCCCGCGGCCGGCGGCTGGAGATCGGGATGGCGGCGCGCGGTCTTGGCGGCGACCTGCCGCAGCCGGCCGACGACCGTGCGCTCTCGGCTTGGCGCCTGCTGGCGGGAGCGGCGCTGCCGCTCGGCATCGCGTCGGCGGCGCTCCTGGTGCGGCGGGGCGGATGA
- a CDS encoding energy-coupling factor ABC transporter ATP-binding protein has product MMLEAQALRYDYAGGIEALRGLDLAVGRGRRLALLGPNGCGKTTLFLHLNGTLKPRGGRVMRDGSPAGYDRRALRDWRNRVALVLQDPDDQIFAATVARDVAFGPLNLDLPEAEVRRRVTAALADLGIGDLADRPTHMLSFGQKRRVAIAGALAMRPEVLLLDEPTAGLDADGVIRLMAVLDGLAAQGMTLVLSTHDVDLAYAWADDIAILFEGRTLIQGTAPDVLGDAEALARARLRPPLLLELARAMKLPRPWPRTREAMLGSCAGG; this is encoded by the coding sequence ATGATGCTGGAGGCGCAGGCGCTCCGCTACGACTATGCCGGCGGCATCGAGGCGCTGCGCGGCCTCGACCTCGCCGTCGGGCGGGGGCGCAGGCTGGCCCTGCTCGGGCCGAACGGCTGCGGCAAGACGACCCTGTTCCTGCACCTGAACGGCACCCTGAAGCCGCGCGGCGGGCGCGTGATGCGCGACGGATCGCCGGCGGGATACGACCGCCGTGCCCTCCGCGACTGGCGCAACCGGGTGGCCCTGGTGCTCCAGGATCCGGACGACCAGATCTTCGCCGCGACGGTCGCCCGCGACGTCGCTTTCGGGCCGCTCAACCTGGACCTTCCCGAAGCCGAGGTGCGCCGGCGGGTCACCGCCGCCCTGGCCGATCTCGGCATCGGGGATCTGGCCGACCGCCCGACCCATATGCTCAGCTTCGGCCAGAAGCGGCGCGTCGCCATCGCGGGCGCCCTGGCGATGCGGCCGGAGGTGCTTCTGCTGGACGAACCCACCGCCGGGCTGGACGCCGATGGCGTCATTCGCCTCATGGCGGTCCTGGACGGCCTTGCCGCGCAGGGAATGACGCTGGTCTTATCCACCCACGACGTCGACCTCGCCTATGCCTGGGCGGACGACATCGCGATCCTGTTCGAGGGCAGGACGCTGATCCAGGGAACGGCGCCCGACGTGCTGGGAGACGCCGAGGCGCTCGCCCGGGCGCGGCTGCGGCCACCCCTGCTGCTGGAACTGGCGAGGGCGATGAAGCTGCCCCGGCCATGGCCCCGGACACGGGAGGCCATGCTTGGATCCTGTGCCGGCGGGTGA
- a CDS encoding DNA gyrase inhibitor YacG codes for MSDISQKSRRLPACPICGRPADPQYKPFCTSRCADVDLNRWLGGVYRVEANDPEAEIETDFDADPERLH; via the coding sequence ATGAGCGATATTTCCCAGAAGTCCCGCCGGTTGCCGGCCTGCCCGATCTGCGGGCGGCCAGCCGATCCACAGTATAAGCCGTTCTGCACGTCCCGGTGCGCCGACGTGGACCTGAACCGTTGGTTGGGCGGGGTCTATCGCGTCGAGGCCAACGACCCGGAAGCGGAGATCGAGACCGACTTCGACGCCGATCCGGAAAGGCTCCACTGA
- a CDS encoding ROK family transcriptional regulator, producing the protein MSARVNSALIRQINLARVFHALREHPESSQRDLGKLTGLDKATVSTVVAQLQDLRLVERSEQSKARRVGRPETALSIPRSAGVLVGVRLEPATIRVVTTTLAGEVLGHCQLPGSLDMKAALVTLREAVDREIAEIGETWSSVRALGAGIPGLMDRDGNLVLAPNLGWRDVPIRAMLEEIFHCPVEVDNDTKAAAIAERLFGLCRKTDDYVYLTGDSGVGGALVLGGRVYRGSGGFAGEIGHTKVSPEGRPCGCGRRGCLETYVSEAAILRTLAERGIDAADIRAVADLAAAGREEVRALLEEAGHLLGFALSNIVNILNPGLIVLGGNLAVVGAHIVPSLERAISEHALGPAAAGVSVRISPLGEDAVPMGGIALALDGFLAPPRISIARG; encoded by the coding sequence GTGTCAGCCCGGGTGAACTCGGCACTGATTCGCCAGATCAATCTGGCGCGCGTCTTTCACGCCCTGCGGGAGCATCCGGAAAGCTCGCAGCGGGATCTCGGAAAGCTCACCGGCCTGGACAAGGCGACGGTATCGACCGTCGTCGCCCAGTTGCAGGACCTGCGGCTCGTCGAGCGCTCGGAACAAAGCAAGGCGCGCCGGGTCGGCCGGCCGGAGACCGCGCTGTCGATCCCCCGTAGCGCCGGCGTACTGGTCGGCGTCCGGCTGGAGCCGGCCACGATCCGGGTCGTCACCACCACCCTCGCCGGCGAGGTGCTCGGCCACTGCCAGCTTCCGGGCAGCCTGGACATGAAGGCGGCGCTGGTCACCCTGCGCGAGGCGGTGGACCGGGAAATCGCGGAGATCGGCGAAACCTGGTCATCGGTCCGGGCACTGGGCGCCGGCATACCCGGGCTGATGGACCGGGACGGAAACCTGGTGCTGGCGCCCAACCTCGGCTGGCGGGACGTGCCGATCCGCGCCATGCTGGAGGAGATCTTCCACTGCCCGGTCGAGGTCGATAACGACACCAAGGCCGCGGCCATCGCCGAACGGCTGTTCGGCCTTTGCCGCAAGACGGACGATTACGTTTACCTCACCGGTGATTCCGGCGTCGGCGGCGCGCTGGTGCTGGGCGGCCGCGTCTACCGCGGTTCGGGCGGCTTCGCCGGAGAAATCGGACATACCAAGGTTTCGCCGGAGGGCCGGCCATGCGGCTGCGGCCGGCGTGGTTGCCTGGAGACCTATGTGTCGGAAGCCGCGATCCTGCGCACCCTGGCGGAACGGGGCATCGACGCCGCCGACATCCGCGCCGTCGCCGACCTGGCGGCGGCCGGACGGGAGGAAGTCCGGGCATTGCTGGAAGAAGCCGGCCACCTCCTGGGCTTCGCTCTGTCCAACATCGTGAACATCCTCAATCCGGGGCTGATCGTGCTCGGCGGCAACCTGGCGGTCGTCGGCGCCCATATCGTGCCCAGCCTGGAGCGAGCGATCTCCGAGCACGCGCTCGGTCCGGCGGCGGCCGGCGTCAGCGTGCGCATCTCGCCGCTGGGCGAGGACGCCGTCCCGATGGGCGGCATCGCCCTGGCGCTCGACGGCTTCCTGGCGCCTCCCCGCATTTCGATCGCACGCGGCTGA